A part of Desulfovibrio legallii genomic DNA contains:
- a CDS encoding FAD-dependent oxidoreductase, producing the protein MLRVSTVHEHERMSTQDLLLAIEAAVAAGETDFHIEASGQHDIGGPLWNKEGKKLTFTVRNPGQRVGSMCLGNTEVLVEGSAPADVGWLNAGGRIVVRGDAGDTAAHCAAAGVVYIGGRAGTRTGSLMKHDPVYEPPELWVLKNVGSFSFEFMGGGKAVVCGWDCADFPSVLGERPCVGMVGGVVYVRGPVGALPADVRAAALEEADQAWLATGMEDFLAAVGRPELRDALTCWEDWQKIVPLSFDVRSHLADKPGLDDFRAQEWIKDGIFSDVAPDDFRVNGLVAHGDYRLRVPLWENARYAAPCEFNCPASIPTQRRLNLLREGKVDEAYRLVLDYTPFPGSVCGSVCPNPCMQDCTRGLLDSPVQIGKLGSCSADIQVPKPEERTGRHVGVIGGGVGGLTAAWQLARMGHDVTVYEADSVMGGKLEQVIPRARLNHDLLRKELKRIEDMGVRFVTNCKVDAAKFAELRQSHDALVVATGGHMPRIFDWPGKEKIVPGIDFLKAVNKGENPAVPDEVIVIGCGNAGMDAAAGAYAMGARHVTCIDVQKPAAFAHEIKHIEDLGGKLIWPVQTKEITDEGIIVQDGRLIPGQMVIITIGEAPDLSFLPEGVEKFRQWLKPKADQSVMDGVFAVGDVIKPGLLVHAIGSGRNAAFAADAWLKGATWTPEKKPLVPTTRLHTAYFAKCHDSDLPRPQEEYARCVSCGTCRDCKMCLKSCPEKAIDRKETEGGGFEYVSDPERCIGCGICAGICPCGIWTMYPNWDMS; encoded by the coding sequence ATGCTGCGCGTAAGCACGGTGCACGAACACGAACGCATGTCCACCCAGGACCTGCTGCTGGCCATAGAGGCCGCGGTGGCCGCCGGTGAGACGGATTTTCATATTGAGGCCTCGGGGCAGCACGATATCGGCGGCCCCCTTTGGAACAAAGAAGGCAAAAAGCTGACCTTCACGGTGCGCAATCCCGGCCAGCGCGTGGGCTCCATGTGTCTGGGAAACACGGAAGTGCTGGTGGAAGGCTCGGCCCCGGCCGACGTGGGCTGGCTCAACGCCGGCGGGCGCATTGTGGTGCGCGGCGACGCGGGCGACACGGCCGCTCACTGCGCGGCCGCGGGCGTGGTCTACATCGGCGGCCGCGCGGGCACCCGTACCGGTTCGCTCATGAAGCACGACCCCGTGTACGAGCCCCCGGAGCTGTGGGTGCTCAAAAATGTGGGCAGCTTCTCCTTCGAGTTTATGGGCGGCGGCAAGGCCGTGGTCTGCGGCTGGGACTGTGCGGATTTTCCTTCTGTCCTGGGCGAGCGGCCCTGCGTGGGCATGGTGGGCGGCGTGGTCTATGTACGCGGCCCCGTGGGCGCGCTGCCCGCGGACGTGCGCGCTGCAGCGCTGGAAGAGGCCGACCAGGCCTGGCTGGCCACGGGGATGGAGGATTTTCTGGCGGCTGTGGGCCGGCCGGAACTGCGCGACGCGCTGACCTGCTGGGAAGATTGGCAAAAAATCGTCCCGCTCTCCTTTGACGTGCGCAGCCACTTGGCGGACAAGCCCGGTCTGGACGACTTCCGCGCCCAGGAATGGATCAAGGACGGCATCTTCAGCGACGTGGCCCCGGACGACTTCCGGGTCAACGGGCTGGTGGCCCACGGGGACTACCGCCTGCGCGTGCCTTTGTGGGAGAACGCCCGCTACGCGGCCCCTTGCGAGTTCAACTGCCCGGCCTCCATCCCCACCCAGCGGCGGCTCAACCTGCTGCGCGAGGGCAAGGTGGACGAGGCCTACCGCCTGGTGCTCGATTACACCCCCTTCCCCGGCTCGGTCTGCGGCAGCGTCTGCCCCAACCCCTGCATGCAGGACTGCACGCGCGGCCTGCTGGACAGCCCGGTGCAGATCGGTAAGCTTGGTTCCTGCTCCGCCGATATCCAGGTGCCCAAGCCCGAAGAACGCACGGGCAGGCATGTGGGCGTCATCGGCGGCGGGGTGGGCGGCCTGACCGCCGCCTGGCAGCTGGCCCGCATGGGCCACGACGTGACCGTGTATGAGGCGGACAGCGTCATGGGCGGCAAGCTGGAGCAGGTTATCCCCCGCGCTCGCCTGAACCACGACCTGCTGCGCAAGGAGCTTAAGCGCATTGAGGACATGGGCGTGCGCTTTGTGACCAACTGCAAGGTGGACGCCGCCAAATTCGCGGAGCTGCGCCAAAGCCACGATGCCCTTGTTGTAGCCACGGGCGGGCATATGCCGCGCATTTTCGACTGGCCCGGCAAGGAAAAAATCGTGCCCGGCATCGACTTCCTCAAGGCCGTGAACAAGGGTGAAAATCCCGCCGTGCCGGACGAGGTCATCGTCATCGGCTGCGGCAATGCGGGCATGGACGCGGCCGCCGGGGCCTACGCCATGGGCGCCAGGCACGTCACCTGCATCGATGTGCAGAAGCCCGCCGCCTTTGCGCACGAGATCAAGCACATTGAAGACCTGGGCGGCAAGCTCATCTGGCCTGTGCAGACCAAGGAAATCACCGACGAGGGCATCATCGTTCAGGATGGGCGGCTCATTCCCGGCCAGATGGTCATCATCACCATCGGCGAAGCGCCGGACCTCTCCTTCCTGCCCGAAGGGGTGGAAAAGTTCCGCCAGTGGTTGAAGCCCAAAGCCGACCAGAGCGTCATGGACGGCGTGTTTGCCGTGGGCGACGTCATCAAGCCGGGCCTTCTGGTGCACGCCATCGGCTCCGGACGCAACGCGGCCTTTGCCGCCGACGCCTGGCTTAAGGGCGCGACCTGGACGCCGGAGAAAAAACCGCTGGTGCCCACCACGCGCCTGCATACGGCCTATTTTGCCAAATGCCATGATAGTGACCTGCCCCGCCCGCAGGAGGAGTACGCCCGCTGCGTCAGCTGCGGCACCTGCCGCGACTGCAAAATGTGCCTCAAATCCTGCCCGGAAAAGGCCATTGACCGCAAGGAGACTGAGGGCGGCGGCTTTGAGTACGTTTCGGATCCGGAACGCTGCATCGGCTGCGGCATCTGCGCCGGCATCTGCCCCTGCGGCATCTGGACCATGTATCCCAACTGGGATATGTCTTAA
- a CDS encoding nitroreductase family protein, which produces MDVLEAIFTRRSIRKFTPEAVSEADVATLLKAAMCAPSSHNSRSWHFVVVRDQAQRQGIAQRHPYAKMAAEAPVVIIVCANPAEAKEAGFWQQDCAAALENILLAARGLNLGTVWCGMYPFEDRVRPIRELLQVPEAVNILGLVVVGHPAQPFKEADRFDPAKVHHDRW; this is translated from the coding sequence ATGGACGTGTTGGAAGCCATTTTCACCCGTCGCAGCATCCGCAAGTTTACGCCGGAAGCCGTGAGCGAGGCGGACGTAGCCACCCTGCTCAAAGCGGCCATGTGCGCGCCCAGCTCGCACAATTCCCGTTCCTGGCATTTTGTGGTGGTGCGCGACCAGGCCCAGCGCCAGGGCATTGCCCAGCGTCATCCTTACGCCAAAATGGCCGCCGAAGCCCCGGTGGTCATCATTGTCTGCGCCAACCCGGCGGAGGCCAAGGAGGCGGGCTTCTGGCAGCAGGATTGCGCCGCGGCGCTGGAAAACATCCTGCTGGCCGCACGCGGCCTGAACCTGGGCACGGTCTGGTGCGGCATGTATCCCTTTGAGGACCGCGTGCGCCCCATTCGGGAGCTTTTGCAGGTGCCGGAAGCCGTTAATATTCTGGGCCTGGTGGTGGTGGGGCACCCCGCGCAGCCGTTCAAAGAGGCGGATCGCTTTGATCCCGCCAAGGTGCACCACGACCGTTGGTAA
- a CDS encoding UDP-glucuronic acid decarboxylase family protein: MHLRKRVLVTGGSGFLGSHLCERLLEAGHEVLCVDNFFSSARANVEAFMDNRRFEIIRHDVTFPLYVEVDEIYNLACPASPIHYQHDPVQTIKTCVHGAINMLGLAKRLRAPIFQASTSEVYGDPDVHPQPESYWGHVNPNGIRSCYDEGKRCAEALFFAYWRQGGLPIKVGRIFNTYGPRMHPNDGRVVSNFIVQALRNKPITIYGDGSQTRSFCYVDDLIECMLRFMASPADFVGPMNMGNPGEFTIRQLAEMVVELTGSASAIVCEPLPGDDPKQRRPDISLAREKLGWEPRVPLQAGLQKTIAYFEAQLSAGLI; encoded by the coding sequence ATGCATCTGCGCAAAAGGGTTCTGGTCACCGGCGGTTCCGGTTTTTTGGGTTCGCATTTGTGCGAGCGTTTGCTGGAAGCGGGGCACGAAGTGCTCTGCGTGGACAATTTTTTTTCCAGCGCGCGCGCCAATGTGGAAGCGTTTATGGACAACCGGCGGTTTGAGATTATCCGCCACGATGTGACCTTCCCCCTGTATGTGGAAGTGGACGAAATCTATAATCTGGCCTGCCCGGCCTCGCCCATCCACTACCAGCACGACCCGGTGCAGACCATCAAAACCTGCGTGCACGGGGCCATCAATATGCTGGGCCTGGCCAAGCGCCTGCGCGCGCCCATTTTTCAGGCTTCCACCAGCGAGGTCTACGGCGATCCGGACGTACACCCCCAGCCCGAAAGCTATTGGGGCCATGTGAACCCCAACGGCATCCGCTCTTGTTACGACGAGGGCAAACGCTGCGCCGAGGCGCTCTTCTTTGCCTACTGGCGGCAGGGCGGCCTGCCCATCAAAGTGGGGCGTATTTTCAATACCTACGGCCCCAGGATGCACCCCAATGACGGCCGGGTAGTTTCCAACTTCATTGTTCAGGCCCTGCGCAACAAGCCCATCACTATCTACGGCGACGGCAGCCAGACGCGCTCGTTCTGCTATGTGGACGATCTTATCGAATGCATGCTGCGCTTTATGGCCTCGCCCGCCGATTTCGTGGGCCCCATGAACATGGGCAATCCTGGAGAATTCACCATCCGTCAGCTGGCCGAAATGGTGGTGGAGCTGACCGGCAGCGCTTCCGCCATTGTCTGCGAGCCCCTGCCCGGCGACGACCCCAAACAGCGGCGCCCGGACATCTCCCTGGCGCGGGAAAAGCTGGGCTGGGAGCCCCGCGTGCCCCTTCAGGCCGGTCTGCAGAAGACCATCGCCTACTTTGAGGCGCAGTTGAGCGCCGGCCTGATCTGA
- a CDS encoding glycine betaine ABC transporter substrate-binding protein: MKKTILCAALALLLCWALPVQAKENKTLKIVYVEWDCATASSNLAKAVLEDRLGYKVELLPVTQPILWTSLASGDADAMVTAWLPDTHKDMYGKVKNQVEMLGKLTGGARLGLAVPDYVPLKSVEELSTNAAKFKKRIVGIDPGSGIMQLTEKLLKDYNIKNMELVEGSGTIMTSSLADAIRNKEWIVVTAWSPHWMFGRWKLHYLDDPKGSLGKEEGIYNVGRKGLKKDHPAAWAFLTRFSYTGADQLQQLMAWNQEKGADPLKNARRFMKTYPDQVNAWLQQ, translated from the coding sequence ATGAAAAAAACTATCCTCTGCGCCGCGCTGGCGCTGTTGCTCTGCTGGGCGCTGCCCGTGCAGGCCAAGGAAAACAAAACGCTCAAGATCGTCTATGTGGAATGGGACTGCGCCACGGCCTCCAGCAATCTGGCCAAAGCCGTGCTGGAAGACCGCCTGGGCTACAAGGTGGAGCTTCTGCCCGTGACCCAGCCCATCCTCTGGACCAGCCTGGCCAGCGGCGACGCCGACGCCATGGTCACGGCCTGGCTGCCCGATACCCACAAGGATATGTACGGCAAGGTCAAAAATCAGGTGGAAATGCTGGGCAAGCTCACCGGCGGCGCGCGCCTGGGCCTGGCCGTGCCGGACTACGTACCCCTCAAATCGGTAGAGGAGCTGAGCACCAACGCCGCCAAGTTCAAAAAACGCATCGTGGGCATCGACCCCGGCTCCGGCATCATGCAGCTGACGGAAAAGCTGCTCAAAGACTACAACATCAAAAACATGGAGCTGGTGGAAGGCAGCGGCACCATCATGACCTCCAGCCTGGCCGACGCCATCCGCAACAAGGAATGGATTGTGGTCACGGCCTGGTCGCCGCACTGGATGTTCGGCCGCTGGAAGCTGCACTACCTGGACGACCCCAAAGGCAGCCTGGGCAAGGAAGAAGGCATCTATAACGTGGGCCGCAAAGGTCTGAAAAAGGACCACCCCGCCGCCTGGGCCTTCCTCACGCGCTTCAGCTATACGGGCGCGGACCAGCTGCAACAGCTCATGGCCTGGAACCAGGAAAAAGGCGCGGACCCGCTGAAAAACGCCCGCCGGTTCATGAAAACCTACCCGGACCAGGTGAACGCCTGGCTGCAGCAGTAA